The Desmodus rotundus isolate HL8 chromosome 3, HLdesRot8A.1, whole genome shotgun sequence genome includes a region encoding these proteins:
- the LOC128780456 gene encoding olfactory receptor 6C76-like, whose amino-acid sequence MKNQTSVKEFILLGLTDDPQLNVLVFLFLLFTYILSITGNMTIITLTLMDMHLKTPMYFFLRNFSFLEVLFTTVCIPRFLVSIVTGDMTISYNSCMAQVFFFILLGSTEFFLLTAMSYDRYVAICRPLHYTVIMNSRTCNQLVISSWLAGFLIIFPPVIMGLQLDFCNSNIIDHFTCDSSPMLLISCTDTAFLELMGFFLALFTLMVTLTLVILSYAFILKTILRIPSAEQRRKAFSTCSSHVIVVSISYGSCIFMYVKTSAKEGVALTKGIAVLNTSVAPMLNPFIYSLRNQQVKQSFKNLVKKMLLK is encoded by the coding sequence atgaaaaatcaaacaTCTGTGAAAGAGTTCATTCTTCTGGGATTAACAGATGACCCACAGctaaatgttttagtttttctatttctgctctTCACATATATACTGAGTATAACTGGAAACATGACGATTATCACCCTTACTCTGATGGATATGCACCTCAAAACCCCCATGTACTTTTTCCTTAGGAATTTCTCTTTCCTAGAAGTCTTATTCACAACAGTTTGCATTCCTAGATTCCTGGTAAGTATTGTAACAGGGGACATGACCATTTCCTATAATTCCTGCATGGCCCAGgtgtttttcttcattctccttgGTTCAACAGAATTTTTCCTTCTGACTGCTATGTCCTACGATCGGTACGTGGCTATCTGTAGGCCACTGCATTACACCGTAATAATGAATAGCAGAACCTGCAACCAGCTCGTGATCAGTTCTTGGCTGGCTggatttctcattatttttccaCCTGTGATCATGGGACTTCAGCTGGATTTCTGCAACTCCAACATCATTGACCACTTCACCTGTGACTCTTCTCCTATGCTACTGATCTCCTGCACAGACACAGCATTCCTAGAGCTCATGGGATTTTTTCTGGCACTATTCACACTTATGGTAACCTTAACATTAGTGATTCTTTCCTATGCATTCATCCTTAAAACAATTCTGAGAATCCCTTCTGCTGAGCAAAGAAGAAAGGCCTTTTCCACTTGTTCCTCACACGTGATTGTGGTCTCTATTTCTTACGGAAGTTGCATTTTCATGTACGTCAAAACTTCAGCAAAAGAGGGAGTGGCTTTGACCAAAGGTATAGCTGTGCTCAATACTTCTGTTGCCCCAATGCTAAATCCATTTATTTACTCCTTGAGAAACCAACAGGTAAAGCAGTCCTTTAAGAACTTGGTAAAAAAAATGCTTCTCAaatga